A genomic region of Cyprinus carpio isolate SPL01 chromosome B13, ASM1834038v1, whole genome shotgun sequence contains the following coding sequences:
- the LOC109071540 gene encoding F-box only protein 28, whose protein sequence is MAAVVVSADGGVAPLDPDSASPRIPSPAPEQPLQNNALLGLPIVAIENILNFLSYDEISLLRLVCKRMDMICQRTLNQGFLKVERYHSLCQKQVKAQLPRRESERRNHSLARHADILAAVETRLSLLNMTFMKYVDSNLCCFIPGKVIDEIYRVLRYVNSTRAPQRAHEVLQELRDISSMAMEYFDEKIVPILKKRLPGADLSGRLIGSAPVAGPSTSLTTMSLLAKNTPSRSEMTKVQQQVKVNGASMTALRREMQEVRVKQLEQQKQLQDQEQKLLEQSQVIGEQNARLAELEHKLRELMDSAVASTSSSSSAAVEGESGLCLKRPRKCSDLPRHSKRLRSKK, encoded by the exons ATGGCGGCTGTAGTAGTGAGCGCTGATGGAGGCGTCGCGCCGCTGGATCCAGACTCTGCGTCGCCGCGGATCCCCTCTCCAGCGCCGGAGCAGCCGCTCCAGAACAACGCGCTGCTGGGACTCCCGATCGTGGCGATCGAGAACATCCTCAACTTCCTGTCCTACGACGAGATCAGTCTGCTGCGCCTG GTGTGTAAACGCATGGATATGATCTGCCAGCGCACGCTCAACCAAGGCTTCCTGAAGGTGGAGCGCTATCACAGCCTGTGCCAGAAACAGGTCAAAGCCCAGCTGCCCAG GCGGGAGTCGGAGCGGAGGAACCACTCGTTAGCGCGTCACGCAGACATACTGGCGGCGGTGGAGACACGCCTGTCGCTGCTCAACATGACCTTCATGAAATACGTGGACTCAAACCTCTGCTGCTTCATTCCTGGAAAG GTGATCGATGAGATTTATCGTGTTTTGCGGTATGTGAACTCCACACGTGCGCCGCAGAGAGCTCACGAGGTGCTGCAGGAGCTGCGAGACATTTCCTCCATGGCCATGGAGTACTTCGACGAGAAGATCGTCCCCATCCTGAAGAAAAGGCTTCCCGGCGCGGATCTCTCCGGACGACTGATTGGATCTGCTC CAGTGGCCGGTCCCTCTACCTCTCTGACCACCATGTCCCTGCTGGCCAAAAACACTCCGTCTCGCTCGGAGATGACGAAGGTGCAGCAGCAGGTGAAGGTGAACGGCGCGTCGATGACGGCGCTGCGGCGCGAGATGCAGGAGGTGCGGGTCAAGCAGCTGGAGCAGCAGAAGCAGCTGCAGGATCAAGAGCAGAAGCTGCTGGAGCAGTCGCAGGTGATCGGAGAGCAGAACGCCCGGCTGGCCGAGCTGGAGCACAAGCTCAGGGAACTGATGGACAGCGCGGTggcctccacctcctccagctcctccgcAGCCGTCGAGGGCGAGAGCGGCCTGTGTCTCAAACGGCCCCGCAAGTGCTCAGACCTCCCACGTCACTCCAAACGCCTGCGTAGCAAGAAATAG